A DNA window from Parabacteroides johnsonii DSM 18315 contains the following coding sequences:
- the traM gene encoding conjugative transposon protein TraM: MEQTKNEPKNENKAENKPESTATPDKKGKPKKERKPLTEAQRLKRQKMIVLPAMVLVFIGAMWLIFAPSSGKEQEPGTGGYNIEMPDADKENRRIIGDKAKAYEQGAMEERQENRSRAMQQLGDLFDRETSEADGDSDFDLANPGGTEEAVKPAPKTIQSSAAAYRDLNATLGNFYEQPKNDNAEMDELLERIATLESELESGKERSSTMDEQVALMEKSYELAAKYMGGQNGTQAAAGQTAEPSPVQKAGKNTAKPVRQVTHQVVSSLGQPVSNAEFVATFSQERNRSFNTAVGVTTVSDRNTIPACVYGAQSVTDGQAVRLRLLEPMAVAERIIPRNAVVVGAAKIQGERLAIEITSLEHDGTIIPVELEVYDTDGQPGIFIPNSMEMNAVREVAANMGGSLGSSINISTNAGAQLASDLGKGLIQGTSQYIAKKMRTVKVHLKAGYRVMLYQEKD; this comes from the coding sequence ATGGAACAGACGAAGAATGAACCCAAGAACGAAAACAAGGCGGAGAACAAACCGGAAAGCACGGCTACACCCGACAAGAAGGGAAAACCGAAAAAGGAGCGCAAGCCGCTGACCGAAGCCCAACGGCTGAAACGTCAGAAAATGATAGTGCTGCCCGCTATGGTGCTGGTATTCATCGGGGCGATGTGGCTGATATTCGCTCCGTCCTCCGGCAAGGAGCAGGAGCCGGGAACGGGCGGCTACAACATCGAGATGCCCGACGCGGACAAGGAGAACCGCCGGATTATCGGTGACAAGGCGAAAGCCTACGAGCAGGGGGCGATGGAGGAACGGCAGGAGAACCGCAGCCGCGCCATGCAGCAGTTGGGCGACCTGTTCGACCGCGAAACGTCGGAAGCGGATGGGGACAGCGACTTCGACCTTGCCAATCCCGGTGGAACGGAAGAGGCGGTGAAGCCCGCACCGAAGACCATCCAGTCCTCGGCAGCAGCCTACCGTGACCTCAATGCCACGCTCGGCAACTTCTACGAGCAGCCGAAGAACGACAACGCGGAGATGGACGAACTGCTGGAACGCATCGCCACGCTCGAATCCGAACTGGAAAGCGGAAAAGAGAGAAGCTCCACGATGGACGAGCAGGTGGCACTCATGGAAAAATCCTACGAGCTGGCGGCGAAGTACATGGGCGGTCAGAACGGCACGCAGGCGGCAGCGGGACAGACCGCAGAGCCGTCCCCCGTGCAGAAAGCCGGAAAGAACACGGCAAAACCAGTAAGGCAGGTGACGCATCAGGTGGTGTCCTCGCTCGGACAGCCCGTGAGCAATGCCGAATTTGTTGCCACCTTCTCGCAGGAGCGCAACCGCAGTTTCAACACGGCGGTGGGCGTCACGACCGTATCGGACAGGAACACCATACCGGCATGTGTCTATGGGGCGCAGAGCGTGACGGACGGGCAGGCGGTCAGGTTGCGGCTGCTGGAGCCGATGGCGGTGGCTGAGAGGATCATCCCCCGAAATGCGGTAGTGGTCGGCGCAGCCAAGATTCAGGGTGAACGGCTCGCCATCGAAATCACCTCTCTGGAACACGACGGTACGATTATCCCGGTGGAGTTGGAGGTCTATGACACGGACGGGCAGCCCGGCATATTCATCCCCAACTCGATGGAGATGAACGCCGTCAGGGAGGTTGCCGCCAACATGGGCGGTTCGCTCGGCAGCAGCATCAACATCTCCACCAATGCAGGAGCGCAGCTCGCCTCCGACTTGGGCAAGGGGCTGATACAAGGCACGAGCCAGTACATTGCCAAAAAGATGCGCACCGTCAAAGTGCATCTGAAAGCCGGGTACAGGGTCATGCTCTATCAGGAGAAGGACTGA
- the traJ gene encoding conjugative transposon protein TraJ, which translates to MEFDNLHQILRSLYEQMMPLCADMAGVAKGIAGLGALFYVAYRVWQSLARAEPIDVFPMLRPFAVGLCIMFFPTVVLGTINSVLSPVVQGTAKLLETQTLDMNKYREQKDRLEYEAMVRNPETAYLVSNEEFDKQLEELGWSPSDMVTMAGMYIDRGMYKMKKGIRDFFREILELMFQAAALVIDTIRTFFLVVLAILGPIAFAISVWDGFQSTLTQWICRYIQVYLWLPVSDIFSTILAKIQVLMLQSDIERMQTDPNFSLDSSDGVYIVFMIIGIIGYFTIPTVAGWIIQAGGMGGYGRNVNQMAGRAGGMAGSVAGAAAGNAVGRIGKLLK; encoded by the coding sequence ATGGAGTTCGACAACCTTCACCAGATTCTCCGCTCGCTCTACGAGCAGATGATGCCGCTGTGCGCCGACATGGCGGGCGTGGCGAAAGGCATCGCCGGGCTGGGCGCGCTCTTCTATGTCGCCTACCGGGTATGGCAGTCGCTGGCGAGAGCCGAACCGATAGACGTCTTCCCGATGCTCCGTCCCTTTGCCGTCGGTCTGTGCATCATGTTCTTCCCTACGGTGGTGCTGGGCACGATAAACAGCGTCCTCTCGCCCGTCGTGCAGGGTACGGCGAAACTGCTCGAAACGCAGACTTTGGACATGAACAAGTACCGGGAGCAGAAGGACAGGCTGGAATACGAGGCGATGGTGCGCAATCCCGAAACCGCCTACCTCGTGTCCAACGAGGAATTTGACAAGCAACTGGAGGAATTGGGCTGGTCGCCCTCCGACATGGTGACGATGGCGGGGATGTATATCGACCGGGGGATGTACAAAATGAAGAAGGGCATCCGCGATTTCTTCCGCGAGATACTGGAACTGATGTTCCAAGCCGCCGCCCTCGTGATAGACACCATCCGCACCTTTTTCCTCGTGGTGCTGGCGATACTCGGTCCGATAGCCTTCGCCATATCGGTGTGGGACGGCTTCCAAAGCACGCTCACGCAGTGGATATGCCGCTACATTCAGGTCTATCTGTGGCTGCCCGTGTCGGACATATTCAGCACCATACTCGCCAAGATTCAGGTGTTGATGCTCCAGAGCGACATCGAGCGCATGCAGACCGACCCCAACTTCTCGCTGGATTCAAGCGACGGGGTGTATATCGTGTTCATGATAATCGGCATCATCGGCTACTTCACCATTCCGACGGTGGCGGGCTGGATCATCCAAGCCGGGGGCATGGGCGGCTACGGGCGCAACGTGAACCAGATGGCGGGACGCGCCGGAGGCATGGCGGGCAGCGTGGCGGGTGCAGCCGCAGGCAACGCGGTGGGACGCATCGGCAAGCTGCTGAAATAG
- the traN gene encoding conjugative transposon protein TraN gives MRKVIMMFALAMGIATAYAQENVTVETTNGSEGLTLTKEVYPQKEADGDLYHGLTRKLGFDRMVPPHGLEVTYDKTVHVIFPAEVRYVDLGSPDLIAGKAEGAENVIRVKATVRNFPNETNMSVITEDGSFYTFNVKYAAEPLLLNVEMCDFIHDGEAVNRPNNAQEIYLKELGSESPMLVRLIMKSIHKQNKREVKHIGCKRFGIQYLLKGIYTHNGLLYFHTEIRNQSNVPFDVDYITWKIVDKKVMKRTAVQERIILPLRAQNYATLVPGKKSERTVFTMAKFTIPDGKCLVVELNEKNGGRHQSFVIENEDLVRANNINELQVR, from the coding sequence ATGAGAAAAGTAATCATGATGTTTGCCCTCGCTATGGGCATCGCAACTGCCTATGCGCAGGAGAACGTGACCGTTGAAACGACCAACGGCAGTGAAGGACTGACCTTGACAAAGGAGGTCTATCCGCAGAAGGAGGCGGACGGCGACCTGTATCACGGTCTGACGAGAAAGCTGGGTTTTGACCGCATGGTTCCCCCGCACGGCTTGGAAGTGACCTACGACAAGACCGTGCATGTCATCTTCCCGGCGGAAGTGCGCTATGTCGATTTAGGCTCGCCCGACCTGATTGCGGGCAAAGCCGAAGGTGCGGAGAACGTCATCCGCGTGAAGGCTACCGTGAGGAACTTCCCGAACGAAACCAACATGTCCGTAATCACGGAGGACGGGAGTTTTTACACCTTCAACGTGAAGTATGCCGCCGAACCGCTGCTGCTCAACGTGGAGATGTGCGACTTCATCCATGACGGCGAGGCGGTGAACCGTCCGAACAATGCGCAGGAAATCTACCTGAAAGAGCTGGGCAGTGAAAGTCCCATGCTGGTGCGCCTTATCATGAAGTCCATCCACAAGCAGAACAAACGTGAGGTGAAGCATATCGGCTGCAAGCGTTTCGGCATCCAGTACCTTCTGAAAGGCATCTACACGCACAACGGGCTTCTGTATTTCCACACGGAAATCAGGAACCAGAGCAACGTGCCTTTCGATGTGGACTACATCACATGGAAAATCGTGGACAAGAAGGTGATGAAGCGTACCGCAGTGCAGGAGCGTATCATCCTGCCGCTCCGTGCGCAGAACTACGCCACGCTCGTGCCGGGCAAAAAAAGCGAACGCACGGTCTTCACGATGGCGAAGTTCACCATCCCCGACGGCAAGTGTCTCGTGGTGGAGCTGAACGAGAAGAACGGAGGTCGTCATCAGTCTTTCGTGATCGAGAATGAGGATTTGGTGCGTGCCAATAACATCAACGAACTCCAAGTGCGCTGA
- a CDS encoding TraL conjugative transposon family protein, producing MKKIKKSFWGAYWKLHDKKKMLVARLRGYLDGLPPKTRRRIVLAMLAAFAALALYTFGKAVYDIGRNDGSRMEIDHAGRVELPAQQQTDNHLIPYLYGTDEE from the coding sequence ATGAAGAAAATCAAGAAATCATTTTGGGGCGCATATTGGAAACTCCATGACAAAAAGAAAATGCTGGTGGCAAGGCTCAGGGGCTATCTGGACGGTTTGCCGCCGAAGACACGCAGGCGCATCGTGCTGGCAATGCTCGCCGCATTCGCCGCGCTTGCCCTCTACACCTTCGGCAAAGCCGTGTATGACATCGGCAGGAATGACGGCAGCCGGATGGAGATAGACCATGCCGGACGGGTGGAACTGCCTGCACAGCAACAAACGGACAATCACTTAATACCTTATTTATATGGAACAGACGAAGAATGA
- a CDS encoding toprim domain-containing protein: MERTDIDTMRQISLADFLARLGHEPVRRSGNELWYLAPYRNERTPSFRVNVAKRLWYDFGLGKGGDIFTLAGEFARSGDFMAQARFIAETARMPFVASEKPLFLPEPSEPAFEGVEAVPLLRSPLTEYLAERGIPYAVASRHCCRLNYGVRGKRYFAIGFPNVAGGYEIRSRYFKGCVPPKDVSLVKPEDTASDVCSVFEGFMDFLSALTLGLETGDCLVLNSVANVGKAVKHLYGYGRIDCFLDRDESGRRTLEALKGHYGGRVCDRSAPYDGCKDLNEYLQLTAKKEMNNNLKIKGQ, from the coding sequence ATGGAACGGACGGATATAGACACCATGAGGCAAATATCCCTCGCGGACTTTCTCGCACGGCTGGGACATGAGCCTGTACGGAGAAGCGGAAACGAGCTGTGGTATCTCGCGCCGTACCGCAATGAGCGCACGCCCTCTTTCCGCGTGAACGTGGCGAAACGGCTCTGGTACGATTTCGGTTTGGGCAAGGGCGGTGACATCTTCACGCTTGCCGGGGAGTTTGCCCGAAGCGGCGACTTCATGGCGCAGGCGAGATTCATAGCGGAAACCGCCCGTATGCCGTTTGTCGCATCGGAAAAGCCGTTGTTCCTGCCGGAGCCGTCCGAACCTGCCTTTGAGGGAGTGGAAGCCGTCCCGCTGCTCCGCTCACCATTAACAGAGTATCTGGCGGAACGGGGCATCCCTTATGCCGTTGCATCCCGCCACTGCTGCCGCCTGAACTACGGCGTGCGTGGAAAGCGGTATTTCGCAATCGGTTTCCCGAACGTGGCTGGCGGCTATGAAATCCGTAGCCGCTACTTCAAGGGTTGCGTACCACCGAAAGATGTGTCGCTGGTAAAACCGGAAGATACCGCCTCCGACGTGTGCAGCGTGTTCGAGGGTTTCATGGATTTTTTGTCCGCCCTTACGCTCGGATTGGAAACAGGCGACTGCCTTGTGCTGAACTCCGTTGCCAACGTGGGTAAGGCTGTGAAGCACTTATACGGGTACGGGCGCATCGACTGCTTCCTCGACCGTGACGAATCCGGGCGGAGGACGTTGGAAGCCCTCAAAGGACACTACGGCGGACGTGTCTGTGACCGTTCCGCACCCTATGACGGTTGCAAGGACTTGAACGAGTATCTGCAACTGACAGCAAAAAAAGAAATGAACAATAACTTAAAAATCAAAGGACAATGA
- a CDS encoding TrlF family AAA-like ATPase: protein MNRGSEWRIWDLHVHTPFSLEHNYKCNPGENVWDKYIDALEHLPADIKVLGINDYLFIDGYRKVLEYREQGRLQNIELILPVVEFRLAKFCGNEKFKRINYHIIFSNELTPDQIQQQFLNALTAHYTLSPDCNQQWGGVVTKESLEELGNKIINSVPEEKRSQYSSPLKEGFNNLNLELSVIMNPLNNANHIFEGKFITAIGKTEWDDFKWDDNSIAEKKSIINGADVVFTAAQDIEKYNKSKKKLHEQKVNELLLDCSDAHCFADDIAIKDRLGNCKTWIKADTTFEGLKQILFEPEDRVRVQSTKPDEKNIYQVIDSVTLDEEGFWHGTILLNPNLNTIVGGRSTGKSSLLKAIAAKHGNKEVDKDDFIRQHLDGITIRWQDGNDQLGREIEYFRQSYMHDIAFDSDKTNQIVENIIQSKDETGLLRKYYEHLTDLSKAISEGVFSVFQMQKEINSLKKSLFEKGKREGVNQQLSLLKAKVAELQKGAELTPEERLALDASIKQVQEKKKLISDAEQDLLIFERILKSTPFDASYEEKYQFGGMQFGLNQSEIYRLFNELRINTETEWNKIINQLKNNTIKAKEQLSSEIQTIIKSEIYKKGIRIFEENKELKDLNTKIQEEEKKLAAIDTMQSKINKILQQQNSSILQIINAHCSFKKSANQVSEQLSISYDGLDIHINISFHKKDLQDFLETRLNQRGYERQGYLQELLNNYDDNNESNSNAFMKDLLTGDVLLKNGYDAQNVAVEFLSRNWYSLNYGITYQADTFANMSEGKQAFVILKLLLDFSDKRCPILIDQPEDSLDNRAIYNELVAYIKRKKRERQIILVTHNSNVVVSADAENVIVANQNGTDTPNWGGFKFQYIYGALENTKCKDKTDSQILSSQGIREHICDILEGGREAFKKREQKYGFRR from the coding sequence ATGAATAGAGGCTCTGAATGGCGAATTTGGGATTTACATGTTCATACTCCATTTTCGCTTGAACATAACTACAAATGCAATCCCGGAGAAAATGTTTGGGATAAATATATTGATGCCTTAGAACACCTTCCTGCGGATATAAAAGTTTTGGGAATCAATGACTATCTTTTTATTGATGGTTATCGTAAAGTACTTGAATATAGAGAACAAGGCAGATTGCAAAATATTGAATTAATTTTACCAGTTGTTGAATTTAGGTTGGCAAAATTTTGTGGTAATGAAAAATTCAAAAGGATAAATTATCATATTATCTTTTCTAATGAATTAACTCCAGATCAGATTCAACAACAATTTCTTAATGCTCTTACCGCACATTATACTTTAAGTCCTGATTGTAATCAGCAATGGGGTGGCGTTGTTACAAAAGAAAGTTTAGAAGAATTAGGTAATAAGATAATAAATTCAGTACCAGAAGAAAAAAGGAGTCAGTATTCATCACCTTTAAAAGAGGGATTCAATAACTTGAATCTTGAACTTTCAGTAATAATGAATCCGTTAAATAATGCCAATCATATATTTGAGGGTAAGTTTATTACAGCGATAGGTAAAACAGAATGGGATGATTTTAAATGGGATGATAATTCTATTGCCGAGAAAAAAAGTATAATCAATGGTGCTGATGTCGTTTTTACAGCGGCTCAGGACATTGAGAAATATAACAAATCCAAGAAAAAATTGCATGAACAAAAGGTTAATGAATTATTATTGGATTGTAGCGATGCACACTGTTTCGCTGATGATATTGCAATTAAAGATAGATTAGGAAATTGTAAAACATGGATAAAAGCAGATACAACCTTTGAAGGTTTAAAACAGATATTGTTTGAACCAGAAGATCGAGTTCGTGTTCAATCAACAAAGCCTGATGAAAAAAATATATATCAAGTTATAGATAGTGTAACTTTAGATGAAGAAGGTTTTTGGCATGGGACAATCCTTCTAAATCCGAATTTAAATACCATTGTAGGAGGACGTTCTACCGGTAAATCTTCTTTGCTTAAAGCTATTGCTGCAAAACATGGGAATAAAGAAGTTGATAAAGACGATTTCATAAGACAACATTTGGATGGTATTACTATTCGCTGGCAAGATGGAAATGATCAACTTGGTCGAGAGATTGAATATTTCCGTCAAAGCTATATGCATGACATTGCATTCGATTCCGATAAGACAAATCAAATTGTAGAGAATATAATACAATCTAAAGACGAAACAGGTTTATTAAGGAAGTATTATGAACATTTGACGGATTTATCTAAGGCTATTTCAGAAGGAGTATTTTCTGTTTTCCAAATGCAGAAAGAAATAAACTCTTTAAAGAAGTCTTTATTTGAAAAAGGGAAAAGGGAAGGTGTCAATCAACAATTAAGTTTATTAAAAGCAAAAGTTGCTGAGTTACAAAAAGGTGCAGAATTAACTCCCGAAGAAAGATTGGCATTAGATGCATCAATAAAACAAGTTCAAGAGAAGAAAAAATTGATATCAGATGCAGAACAAGATTTATTAATATTTGAGAGAATACTAAAATCTACTCCATTTGATGCTTCGTATGAGGAAAAATATCAATTTGGAGGTATGCAGTTTGGGTTAAATCAATCTGAAATATATAGATTGTTTAATGAACTGAGAATCAATACCGAAACAGAATGGAATAAAATAATCAATCAGCTTAAAAATAATACAATAAAAGCAAAGGAACAATTGTCATCTGAAATACAAACTATCATAAAATCAGAAATTTATAAAAAGGGAATCCGTATATTTGAGGAAAATAAAGAACTCAAAGATTTAAATACTAAAATCCAAGAAGAAGAAAAGAAACTTGCTGCTATTGATACAATGCAGAGTAAAATTAATAAAATTCTGCAACAACAAAATAGCTCAATTTTACAAATAATCAATGCTCATTGTTCCTTTAAGAAAAGTGCAAACCAAGTTTCAGAACAATTGTCAATTTCGTATGACGGCCTTGATATTCATATAAATATTAGTTTTCATAAAAAAGATTTACAGGATTTTTTGGAAACCAGACTTAATCAAAGAGGGTATGAACGACAAGGATATTTGCAAGAGTTGCTAAATAATTATGATGATAATAATGAAAGCAATAGCAATGCCTTTATGAAGGACTTGTTAACAGGTGATGTTTTGTTAAAGAATGGGTATGATGCACAAAATGTTGCTGTAGAATTTTTATCACGGAATTGGTATAGCCTTAATTATGGCATAACATATCAAGCTGATACTTTCGCAAATATGTCAGAAGGGAAACAAGCTTTTGTTATTTTGAAATTACTCTTAGATTTTAGCGACAAAAGATGTCCGATACTTATAGATCAACCCGAAGATAGTTTAGACAATCGTGCTATATATAATGAATTGGTTGCATATATTAAACGCAAAAAACGAGAACGTCAGATAATACTGGTAACACACAATTCAAATGTTGTAGTTAGTGCAGATGCAGAGAATGTAATTGTTGCCAATCAAAATGGTACTGATACCCCAAATTGGGGCGGTTTTAAATTTCAATATATTTATGGAGCAT
- the traK gene encoding conjugative transposon protein TraK, with translation MEFKSLKNIESSFRQIRLFGIVFLSLCAVITVWSVWSSYRFAERQREKIYVLDNGKSLMLALSQDLSQNRPAEAREHVRRFHELFFTLSPEKSAIEHNVKRALLLADKSVYNYYSDFAEKGYYNRIIAGNINQVLKVDSVVCDFNGYPYRAVTYATQKIIRQSNVTERSLVTTCRLLNSSRSDDNPNGFTIEGFTIIENKDLQTIKR, from the coding sequence ATGGAATTCAAGTCACTCAAAAACATCGAATCATCGTTCAGGCAGATACGCCTGTTCGGTATCGTCTTCCTCTCGCTGTGCGCCGTGATAACGGTATGGAGCGTGTGGAGTTCCTACCGCTTCGCGGAGCGGCAGCGTGAGAAGATATATGTGCTGGACAACGGCAAGTCGCTGATGCTGGCACTCTCGCAAGACCTCTCGCAGAACCGTCCGGCGGAAGCGAGGGAGCATGTGCGCCGCTTCCACGAGCTGTTTTTCACGCTCTCGCCCGAAAAGAGCGCGATAGAACACAACGTGAAGCGTGCGTTGCTGCTGGCGGACAAGAGCGTGTACAACTACTATTCGGACTTCGCCGAGAAGGGGTACTACAACCGCATCATCGCCGGGAACATCAACCAAGTGCTGAAGGTGGACAGCGTGGTGTGCGACTTCAACGGCTATCCCTACCGTGCCGTGACCTACGCCACGCAGAAAATCATCCGGCAGAGCAACGTCACCGAGCGCAGCCTCGTGACCACGTGCCGCCTTTTGAACTCGTCCCGTTCGGACGACAACCCGAACGGGTTCACCATCGAGGGATTCACTATCATCGAGAACAAGGATTTACAAACCATCAAAAGGTAA
- a CDS encoding conjugal transfer protein TraO, which translates to MRKYIAIIIASLALFTGQAYAQRCLPKMQGIEVRANLADGFKPGGNDGGYSFGAALSTYTKKGNKWMFGGEYLLKNNPYKDTAIPVVQFTAEGGYYFKILSDARKIMFVYAGASALVGYESVNWGEKVLQDGSTLHNRDAFIYGGALTLDVEFYVADRIALLANLRERCLWGGDTRKFHTQFGVGIKFIIN; encoded by the coding sequence ATGAGAAAGTACATCGCAATCATCATCGCGTCGCTTGCCCTGTTCACGGGGCAGGCGTACGCCCAGCGATGTCTGCCGAAAATGCAGGGCATCGAGGTAAGGGCGAATCTGGCGGACGGCTTCAAACCCGGCGGCAACGACGGCGGGTACAGTTTCGGGGCGGCTCTCTCCACCTACACGAAGAAGGGCAACAAATGGATGTTCGGAGGTGAGTATCTCCTGAAGAACAACCCGTACAAGGATACCGCCATACCTGTGGTGCAGTTCACGGCGGAAGGCGGCTACTATTTCAAGATACTTTCCGATGCCCGTAAAATCATGTTCGTCTATGCGGGGGCTTCGGCTCTCGTCGGATATGAATCGGTGAATTGGGGCGAAAAGGTGCTGCAAGACGGCTCGACCCTGCATAACCGGGACGCCTTCATCTATGGCGGTGCGCTGACGCTGGACGTGGAGTTTTACGTGGCTGACCGTATCGCCCTGCTCGCCAATCTCCGGGAGCGTTGCCTGTGGGGTGGCGACACACGAAAGTTCCACACGCAGTTCGGGGTCGGCATCAAGTTCATCATCAACTGA
- a CDS encoding DUF4141 domain-containing protein: MRTRITFAICLCLLFAGRASAQWVVSDPGNLAQGIINASKNIIHTSKTATNMVNNFQETVKIYEQGKKYYDALKSVNNLVKDARKVQQTILMVGDITDIYVTSFQKMLRDDNFTVEELGAIAFGYTKLLEESNDVLTELKNVVNITTLSMTDKERMDVVERCHSKMKRYRNLVSYYTNKNISVSYLRAKKKNDLDRIMGLYGSMNERYW; the protein is encoded by the coding sequence ATGAGAACAAGAATAACATTCGCCATCTGCCTGTGCCTGCTTTTCGCGGGCAGGGCTTCCGCCCAATGGGTCGTGAGCGATCCGGGCAATCTGGCGCAGGGCATCATCAACGCCTCGAAGAACATCATCCACACCTCAAAGACCGCCACGAACATGGTGAACAACTTTCAGGAAACGGTGAAAATCTACGAGCAGGGCAAGAAGTATTACGACGCCCTCAAATCCGTGAACAATCTGGTCAAGGACGCCCGCAAGGTGCAGCAGACCATCCTGATGGTGGGCGACATCACGGACATCTACGTGACCAGCTTCCAGAAGATGCTGCGCGACGACAACTTCACGGTGGAGGAACTCGGAGCCATCGCCTTCGGGTACACGAAGCTGCTTGAAGAATCCAATGACGTGCTGACGGAGCTGAAGAACGTGGTGAACATCACCACGCTCTCCATGACGGACAAGGAGCGCATGGACGTGGTGGAACGCTGCCACTCCAAGATGAAGCGTTACCGCAACCTCGTGAGCTACTACACCAACAAGAACATCAGCGTGAGCTACCTGCGTGCGAAGAAGAAAAACGACCTCGACCGTATCATGGGACTGTACGGCAGTATGAACGAAAGATACTGGTAG
- a CDS encoding DUF3872 domain-containing protein — protein sequence MNILNNKNKRTSIFKALALCLFAAVSLTLASCDDDMDIQQSYPFTVETMPVPNKVTKGQTVEIRCELKRTGDFANTLYTIRYFQFEGEGKLEMDNGITFLPNDRYLLENEKFRLYYTAEGDEAHSFIVVVEDNFKNSYELEFDFNNRNVKDDIQTVIPIGNYKPLPR from the coding sequence ATGAACATACTGAACAACAAGAACAAGAGAACATCCATCTTCAAGGCATTGGCACTCTGCCTGTTCGCCGCCGTGTCGCTCACGCTCGCATCGTGTGACGACGACATGGACATCCAGCAATCCTATCCGTTCACGGTGGAAACCATGCCCGTACCGAACAAGGTGACAAAGGGGCAGACGGTGGAAATCCGCTGTGAGCTGAAAAGGACTGGCGACTTCGCCAACACGCTCTACACCATCCGGTATTTCCAGTTCGAGGGGGAAGGCAAGTTGGAAATGGACAACGGCATCACTTTCCTGCCCAACGACCGCTACCTGCTCGAAAACGAGAAGTTCCGGCTGTACTACACGGCAGAGGGCGACGAGGCGCACAGCTTCATCGTGGTGGTGGAGGACAATTTCAAAAATTCCTACGAATTGGAATTTGACTTCAACAACCGGAACGTGAAGGACGACATTCAGACCGTCATCCCCATAGGCAATTACAAACCTCTGCCAAGATGA
- a CDS encoding DUF3876 domain-containing protein has translation MSISRMKMLQVSKCLIGLAVMVLQSCDVAENRRDLLCGNWESVEGKPDVLIYKEGEAYKVTVFKRSGIRRRLKPETYLLQEENGNLFMNTGFRIDVAYNEATDVLTFSPNGDYVRVKPQPETPAEE, from the coding sequence ATGAGCATATCAAGAATGAAAATGCTGCAAGTCAGCAAGTGTCTGATCGGATTGGCGGTCATGGTGCTGCAATCCTGCGACGTGGCGGAGAACCGCCGCGACCTGCTGTGCGGAAACTGGGAAAGCGTGGAGGGCAAACCCGACGTGCTTATCTACAAGGAGGGCGAAGCCTACAAGGTGACGGTATTCAAACGGAGCGGCATCCGCCGCAGGCTGAAACCGGAAACCTACCTCTTGCAGGAGGAGAACGGCAACCTGTTCATGAACACCGGATTCCGCATCGACGTGGCGTATAACGAAGCCACCGACGTGCTGACCTTCTCACCCAACGGGGACTACGTGCGTGTGAAGCCGCAGCCGGAAACTCCGGCAGAAGAATAA
- a CDS encoding glycoside hydrolase family protein: protein MMRVFMAILCSLLAVCSVSARDSRQKGTDGQPAIYRLPPFERAVRCTKYFEGWHSEKHHPYVGWGHQVQPGEKYSARTMTKRQADALLRKDLRKFCAMFRKFGRDSLLLATLAYNVGPYRLLGSGKIPKSTLIRKLEAGDRNIYREYIAFCNYKGKRHAMLLKRRKAEFALLYVP, encoded by the coding sequence ATGATGCGTGTATTCATGGCTATTCTCTGTTCGCTGCTGGCGGTCTGCTCCGTGTCCGCACGGGACAGCCGTCAGAAGGGGACGGACGGGCAGCCGGCAATCTACCGCCTGCCGCCTTTCGAGCGGGCGGTTCGGTGTACGAAGTATTTTGAGGGCTGGCACTCGGAGAAACACCACCCATACGTGGGCTGGGGTCATCAGGTGCAGCCGGGGGAAAAGTATTCGGCACGCACCATGACGAAGCGGCAGGCGGACGCGCTTCTGCGGAAAGACTTGCGGAAGTTCTGCGCCATGTTCCGCAAGTTCGGGCGTGACAGTTTGCTCCTTGCCACGCTCGCCTACAATGTCGGTCCATACCGGCTTTTGGGGAGCGGGAAGATACCCAAAAGCACGCTGATCCGAAAATTGGAGGCGGGCGACAGGAACATTTACCGGGAGTATATCGCTTTCTGCAACTACAAAGGTAAACGGCACGCCATGCTGCTCAAACGGAGAAAGGCAGAATTTGCACTGCTGTATGTACCATAA